Proteins from one Chloroflexi bacterium ADurb.Bin180 genomic window:
- the pyrK gene encoding Dihydroorotate dehydrogenase B (NAD(+)), electron transfer subunit has protein sequence MYRITAREDLAPVTKLFKVYAPEVARKAKAGQFVIVRIDEEGERVPLTIADYDRTSGEITIVFQEVGKTTKQMGLMKVGDEFASFVGPLGLPTDIEKYGTVLVVGGGVGIAPVYPIARALHEAGNRVIAIIGARNQSLLFWEDKMRSVSDELIVCTDDGSYARKALVTEPMKEILSSDKKPDIIWAIGPAIMMKFAALATQPFGVKTIVSLNSIMVDGTGMCGACRVEVGGKTKFVCVDGPEFDGHQVDWQLLLDRQRIYLDQEKRATELFEQHAHGGCRCGEGK, from the coding sequence GTGTATCGCATTACCGCCAGAGAAGACCTGGCACCTGTCACCAAGCTGTTCAAGGTGTATGCGCCGGAGGTCGCGCGCAAGGCCAAGGCGGGCCAGTTCGTCATCGTGCGCATCGACGAAGAAGGCGAGAGGGTTCCCCTGACCATCGCCGACTATGACCGCACCAGCGGCGAGATCACCATTGTCTTTCAGGAAGTGGGCAAGACCACCAAGCAGATGGGCCTGATGAAGGTCGGCGACGAGTTCGCCAGCTTTGTCGGGCCGCTGGGCCTGCCCACAGACATTGAGAAGTACGGCACGGTGCTGGTGGTTGGCGGCGGCGTGGGCATCGCCCCGGTCTATCCCATCGCCCGCGCGCTGCATGAAGCGGGCAACAGGGTCATTGCCATCATCGGCGCGCGCAACCAGAGCCTGCTCTTCTGGGAAGACAAGATGCGCTCGGTCAGCGACGAGCTCATCGTCTGCACCGATGACGGCAGCTATGCCCGCAAGGCCCTGGTCACCGAGCCGATGAAGGAGATCCTGTCGTCGGACAAGAAACCGGACATCATCTGGGCCATCGGTCCGGCGATCATGATGAAGTTTGCCGCTCTGGCCACGCAACCCTTTGGTGTCAAGACCATCGTCAGCCTCAACTCGATCATGGTCGATGGCACGGGGATGTGCGGCGCCTGCCGCGTTGAGGTGGGTGGCAAGACCAAATTCGTCTGCGTGGACGGGCCCGAGTTTGATGGCCACCAGGTGGACTGGCAGCTCTTGCTGGACCGACAGCGCATCTACCTCGACCAGGAGAAGCGAGCCACCGAGCTGTTTGAACAACACGCGCACGGCGGCTGCCGCTGCGGGGAGGGCAAGTAG
- a CDS encoding Transposase IS200 like protein — MPRRETQLAVGEHYHVYNRGNNRQPVCFERDNYLFLLRQWRKYVTPACQVIAYCLMPTHYHFLVHIITDGFSHGMQLLGISYTKAINKQRNRVGALFQGAFRAQYIERDEYLLHVSRYIHLNPVLIGLVQRPEDWEFSSYRDYLGLRRGSLPVSDVVLGQFATADAYRTFVESYAPADRQDIAGLAFDNDE; from the coding sequence ATGCCGCGACGCGAAACACAGCTAGCTGTAGGCGAGCATTACCACGTCTACAACCGCGGCAATAACCGCCAGCCGGTCTGTTTCGAGCGCGACAACTACCTGTTCCTGCTGAGGCAATGGCGAAAGTACGTCACCCCGGCTTGCCAAGTCATCGCCTACTGTCTGATGCCAACCCACTACCATTTCCTAGTGCATATCATCACCGATGGCTTCTCGCATGGCATGCAGCTCCTGGGCATCTCCTACACCAAGGCGATCAACAAGCAGCGCAATCGTGTCGGCGCGCTGTTCCAAGGCGCCTTCCGGGCACAGTACATCGAGCGTGATGAGTACCTGCTGCACGTCTCGCGCTATATCCACCTTAATCCGGTCCTGATAGGTCTTGTCCAGCGCCCGGAGGACTGGGAGTTCTCCAGCTACCGCGACTACCTGGGCCTGCGCCGTGGCAGCCTGCCAGTTTCGGACGTCGTGCTGGGCCAGTTCGCCACGGCGGATGCTTACCGCACCTTCGTTGAATCGTATGCTCCCGCCGACCGACAGGACATTGCAGGGCTTGCGTTTGACAATGACGAGTAG
- the gltD_4 gene encoding Glutamate synthase (NADPH) small chain, with the protein MAKVAPRNEMPRQDPHVRGRNFDEVALGYSAEQALAEAQRCLQCKNPTCRDGCPVNVRIPEFILALRDNDMWRAVEMLKDKNNLPAICGRVCPQETQCEEKCVLGKKFEPVAIGRLERYVADWEIAQGVRKPTVAPPTGKKVAVIGAGPAGLTCAGDLAKLGHQVVIYESLHAPGGVLIYGIPEFRLPKAIVRTEVQYVQSLGAELRLNSVIGKLATVDELFAQGYDAIFLGTGAGLPMFMNIPGENLNGVYSANEFLTRTNLMKAYKFPEYDTPIMIGKQVAVIGAGNVAMDSARCALRLGADRVQVVYRRTKAEAPARAEELENAEEEGIEFHYLTNPVSIHGTDKGWVSGIRLQKQQLGEPDASGRPRPVPIPGSEYDEEVDMVIMALGTRPNPMVFTDTPSLERTKHGTVVANEESGRTKRERIWSGGDIVTGAATVISAMGAGKRAAADIDAYLKNPQQTWWVV; encoded by the coding sequence ATGGCCAAGGTCGCACCCAGAAACGAAATGCCACGCCAGGACCCCCACGTCCGTGGGCGCAACTTTGACGAGGTCGCTCTGGGCTACAGCGCCGAACAGGCACTGGCTGAGGCGCAGCGCTGCCTGCAATGCAAGAATCCCACCTGCCGCGATGGCTGCCCGGTTAACGTACGCATTCCCGAGTTTATTCTGGCCCTGCGTGACAACGATATGTGGCGCGCGGTAGAGATGCTCAAGGACAAGAACAACCTGCCCGCCATCTGCGGTCGCGTGTGCCCGCAAGAGACCCAGTGTGAGGAAAAGTGCGTGCTCGGAAAAAAGTTCGAGCCAGTGGCCATCGGCCGACTCGAGCGCTATGTGGCTGACTGGGAGATCGCTCAGGGCGTCAGAAAGCCGACGGTCGCGCCGCCCACCGGCAAGAAAGTGGCCGTGATCGGCGCGGGGCCGGCCGGTCTCACCTGTGCCGGCGACCTGGCCAAACTCGGCCATCAAGTGGTCATTTATGAATCGCTGCACGCTCCGGGCGGCGTGCTCATCTATGGCATTCCCGAGTTCCGCCTGCCCAAGGCCATTGTCCGCACCGAGGTGCAGTATGTGCAGAGCCTTGGCGCCGAGCTGCGGCTCAACAGCGTCATCGGCAAGCTGGCCACGGTGGACGAGCTATTTGCCCAGGGTTACGATGCCATCTTCCTGGGCACTGGCGCCGGACTGCCCATGTTCATGAACATCCCGGGCGAGAACCTGAACGGCGTCTACAGCGCCAACGAGTTCCTGACCCGGACGAACCTGATGAAGGCCTACAAGTTCCCCGAGTACGACACGCCGATCATGATCGGCAAACAGGTCGCGGTCATTGGCGCTGGCAACGTGGCTATGGACTCGGCCCGCTGCGCGCTGCGGTTGGGTGCGGACAGGGTGCAGGTGGTCTACCGCCGCACCAAGGCCGAGGCTCCAGCCAGAGCTGAAGAGCTCGAGAATGCCGAGGAAGAGGGTATCGAGTTTCACTACCTCACCAATCCGGTCTCGATCCACGGCACGGACAAGGGCTGGGTCAGCGGTATCCGCCTGCAGAAGCAGCAGCTCGGCGAGCCGGACGCCAGCGGCCGGCCACGCCCCGTCCCGATCCCGGGGTCCGAGTACGACGAAGAAGTGGACATGGTCATCATGGCCCTGGGCACCAGGCCCAACCCGATGGTCTTTACGGACACACCATCGCTGGAGCGCACCAAGCACGGCACGGTGGTGGCCAACGAAGAGAGCGGCCGCACCAAGAGAGAGCGCATTTGGTCCGGCGGCGATATCGTGACGGGCGCGGCGACGGTGATCAGCGCCATGGGCGCCGGGAAGCGTGCCGCCGCGGACATCGACGCCTATCTGAAGAATCCGCAGCAGACGTGGTGGGTGGTGTAG
- a CDS encoding Adenosine specific kinase has translation MELKTVKIVKPEEVNFILGQTHFIKSVEDLYEALVGAVPGCKFGLAFCEASGACLVRWAGTDEEMIELAKKNALALSAGHSFIVFLKNAFPINVLNTIKMVPEVCGIFCATANPVEVILAESEQGRGILGVIDGASPKGVEDEEGIAWRTGFLRKIGYKARG, from the coding sequence ATGGAGCTCAAGACCGTCAAGATCGTCAAGCCGGAGGAGGTCAATTTCATCCTCGGGCAGACCCACTTTATCAAGAGCGTCGAGGACCTTTACGAGGCGCTGGTTGGCGCCGTGCCGGGCTGCAAATTCGGGCTGGCCTTCTGCGAGGCGTCTGGCGCGTGCCTGGTGCGCTGGGCCGGCACGGACGAGGAGATGATCGAGCTGGCGAAGAAGAACGCCCTGGCCCTGTCCGCCGGGCACTCGTTCATCGTTTTTCTGAAGAATGCCTTTCCGATTAACGTCCTCAACACGATCAAGATGGTGCCGGAAGTGTGCGGCATCTTTTGCGCCACGGCCAATCCGGTCGAGGTCATCCTGGCCGAGAGCGAGCAGGGGCGGGGCATCCTGGGCGTAATCGATGGTGCCTCACCAAAGGGGGTGGAGGACGAGGAGGGTATCGCCTGGCGCACGGGCTTTCTGCGCAAGATCGGCTACAAAGCGCGCGGCTAG
- the fumB gene encoding Fumarate hydratase class I, anaerobic, translating into MSPSSEPAIEIRAPLTDEVVQSLHAGDRVRISGAIYVARDAAHQRFLQALRAGRPLPFDPRGQIVYYMGPSPARPGKPIGSCGPTTAGRMDPYVPAMLQAGLKGMLGKGNRSQAVREALQQYRAVYFAATGGVAALLARCVRSSQLVAYDDLGPEALLRLEVEGLPAIVANDMYGEDAYQSGRARYRRLP; encoded by the coding sequence TTGAGCCCATCCAGTGAGCCGGCAATCGAGATCCGGGCACCCTTGACCGACGAGGTCGTGCAGTCGCTGCACGCGGGCGACAGGGTGCGCATTTCGGGTGCAATCTATGTCGCGCGGGATGCGGCCCACCAGCGGTTCCTGCAGGCGCTGCGGGCCGGCAGACCGCTGCCGTTTGACCCCCGTGGTCAAATCGTCTATTATATGGGACCGTCACCGGCCAGACCGGGCAAGCCCATCGGCTCGTGCGGGCCGACCACGGCCGGCCGGATGGATCCCTACGTTCCGGCCATGCTGCAGGCCGGACTCAAGGGGATGCTGGGCAAGGGCAATCGCTCCCAGGCGGTGCGGGAGGCGCTCCAGCAGTATCGCGCGGTCTATTTCGCTGCTACCGGGGGAGTCGCTGCGCTGCTGGCCCGCTGTGTGCGGTCCAGTCAGTTGGTGGCCTACGACGACCTGGGGCCCGAGGCACTGCTGCGGCTCGAGGTAGAGGGCCTGCCAGCGATCGTGGCCAACGATATGTACGGGGAGGACGCCTACCAGTCAGGCCGGGCGAGATACCGCCGCCTGCCCTGA
- the trmD gene encoding tRNA (guanine-N(1)-)-methyltransferase — translation MRFDLLTLFPSLFQGVFEDSIVKRAVESGLVSIAIHNIRAYATDKHHITDDVPYGGGGGMVMKAEPIFRAVETLLAEDGVPTGRDAPTQIILLTPAGRPLTQAVARELAGKQRLLLICGRYEGVDERVREHLVTDEISIGDYVLSGGEIPAMVIVETVTRLLPGALGDPLATLQDSHTRSLLEHPHYTRPAVFRGWAVPEPLLSGNHAEVERWRREQSLRRTAAQRPDLLASADLTSTEQDLVRRLSPGRPVREVSCEAVTTAVTDLFIEANYHLPPDVLQAIERARASEESPVGREVLGQILENATVAAQGEYPLCQDTGLAVVFVELGQDVHIAGSDLNECIAEGVRRAYRDGYLRKSAVARPYSARVNTGDNTPPIVHYKLVPGDRIKLTVLPKGGGAENMSYLRMMLPEGIIDWVTEVVDQSGANPCPPVIVGVGIGGTSDQAMLLAKEALLRPVGQPSPVAEDAELEAELLEHINRLGIGPAGLGGRVTALAVHVLSQPCHIASMPVAVNLQCHSARRKEAVI, via the coding sequence ATGCGCTTTGACCTGTTGACCCTCTTCCCGAGCCTGTTCCAGGGCGTGTTCGAAGATAGCATCGTCAAGCGCGCGGTCGAGTCCGGCCTCGTCTCTATCGCCATCCACAACATTCGCGCCTACGCCACGGACAAGCACCACATCACCGACGACGTACCCTACGGTGGCGGCGGTGGGATGGTGATGAAGGCCGAGCCGATCTTTCGCGCCGTGGAGACCCTGCTGGCGGAGGACGGCGTGCCCACCGGGCGCGATGCTCCCACCCAGATCATCCTGCTGACCCCCGCCGGGCGGCCGCTGACCCAGGCCGTAGCGCGGGAGCTGGCGGGAAAGCAGCGCCTGCTGCTCATCTGCGGCCGCTACGAGGGCGTGGACGAGCGCGTGCGCGAGCACCTGGTGACCGACGAAATCTCCATTGGTGACTATGTGTTGAGCGGTGGCGAGATCCCGGCGATGGTCATCGTGGAGACGGTCACGCGGCTGCTGCCCGGCGCTCTCGGCGACCCGCTGGCGACGCTGCAGGATTCGCACACCCGCAGTCTGCTGGAGCACCCTCACTACACCAGGCCGGCCGTCTTTCGCGGCTGGGCCGTGCCGGAACCGCTGCTTTCGGGCAATCACGCCGAGGTCGAGCGCTGGCGGCGCGAGCAATCCCTGCGGCGCACCGCAGCACAGCGACCGGACCTGCTGGCCTCGGCCGACCTCACCTCCACGGAACAGGACCTCGTGCGCCGCCTGTCGCCTGGCCGGCCGGTTCGTGAGGTCTCCTGCGAGGCCGTGACCACAGCGGTGACCGACCTCTTCATCGAGGCCAACTACCATCTGCCGCCCGATGTGCTCCAGGCCATCGAGCGCGCTAGAGCCAGCGAAGAATCCCCCGTGGGCCGCGAGGTGCTGGGGCAGATTCTGGAGAACGCCACCGTCGCTGCCCAGGGCGAGTACCCGCTTTGCCAGGACACGGGCCTGGCAGTGGTCTTTGTCGAGCTGGGTCAGGATGTGCATATCGCCGGCAGTGACCTCAACGAATGCATCGCCGAGGGCGTCCGGCGCGCCTACCGCGACGGCTACTTGCGCAAGTCCGCCGTGGCCCGCCCCTACTCGGCGCGGGTCAACACCGGCGACAATACCCCGCCCATCGTGCACTACAAGCTCGTGCCCGGGGACCGGATCAAGCTCACCGTGTTGCCCAAGGGCGGCGGTGCTGAGAACATGAGCTATCTGCGCATGATGCTGCCGGAGGGCATCATCGATTGGGTGACCGAGGTGGTCGACCAGTCTGGCGCCAATCCCTGCCCGCCGGTCATCGTCGGTGTGGGCATCGGCGGCACGTCGGACCAGGCCATGCTCCTGGCCAAAGAGGCGCTGCTGCGGCCCGTTGGGCAGCCCAGCCCGGTAGCTGAGGACGCGGAACTGGAAGCAGAGCTGCTGGAGCACATCAACCGGCTGGGCATTGGGCCGGCGGGCCTTGGCGGCAGGGTCACTGCCCTGGCGGTGCACGTGCTGAGTCAGCCCTGCCACATTGCCAGTATGCCGGTGGCAGTGAACCTGCAGTGTCACTCGGCCAGGCGGAAAGAAGCGGTGATCTAG
- the artI gene encoding putative ABC transporter arginine-binding protein 2 precursor: protein MKHQRLIWLLAGLVCWAFALAAIRQVWFQRATDPTWERMRSSGTMRVCMEAAYPPFGLVDAAGNFSGFDVDLARELASRWGLQVEFVNLHFDGLYDALLTDKCEMIISALPYDETLTEDVLYSPSYFNAGLLLAVRQDERRIRGVNQLGGKKVGGERGSAAELEARRHLEQGRIPLQVVTYPGAIEALTALRDGAVDAAIADSVNVYHFARDPGGIRYVKRFLSDEQYVIALRPGSGYTWKRLADEIARLTRQGFFKTLQARWF from the coding sequence ATGAAGCATCAGCGGCTGATCTGGTTGCTGGCGGGGCTGGTCTGCTGGGCCTTTGCCCTGGCGGCCATCCGTCAGGTGTGGTTCCAGCGGGCTACCGACCCGACCTGGGAGCGGATGCGGTCCTCCGGCACAATGCGGGTGTGTATGGAGGCAGCCTATCCGCCCTTTGGCCTGGTCGACGCCGCGGGCAACTTTTCCGGGTTTGATGTGGACCTCGCCCGCGAGCTGGCCTCGCGCTGGGGCCTGCAAGTCGAGTTCGTCAACCTGCATTTCGACGGCCTGTACGACGCGTTGCTGACCGACAAGTGCGAGATGATTATCTCGGCCTTGCCCTACGACGAAACCCTCACCGAGGATGTGCTCTACTCCCCCTCATATTTCAACGCAGGTCTTTTGCTGGCCGTGCGGCAGGACGAGCGGCGCATTCGCGGCGTGAACCAGCTCGGGGGCAAGAAGGTAGGGGGCGAGCGCGGCAGCGCTGCCGAGCTGGAGGCGAGACGGCATCTGGAGCAGGGACGCATCCCCCTGCAGGTCGTGACCTACCCGGGGGCCATCGAGGCACTGACGGCGCTGCGCGACGGCGCGGTCGACGCAGCCATTGCCGACAGCGTGAACGTCTACCACTTTGCCCGCGACCCGGGCGGTATCCGTTACGTCAAGCGCTTTCTGAGCGACGAACAGTACGTCATCGCTCTGCGCCCAGGGAGCGGTTACACCTGGAAGCGCCTGGCCGATGAGATCGCGCGCCTGACCCGCCAGGGGTTCTTCAAGACGCTGCAAGCGCGCTGGTTCTAG